From the Actinomycetota bacterium genome, one window contains:
- a CDS encoding Rne/Rng family ribonuclease — protein sequence MAIKDKLKAASVEIRRVSPVSKEIAIATYDGETRVAVLESGVLQEIFVEHADRRSIVGDIYKGRVQNVLPGMEAAFVDIGHNRNALLYVGDIFLEERRQGERRDISRLLKPGQQVVVQVTKDPMGGKGARLTTYLSIAGRYLVLLPQARTVGISHRLSEEERERLRRLVDEVRPRDAGIIVRTAARDADAAELRKSLAYLGKVWHQVRRASEKKRAPAVLYREPELEIKVIRDVMDRTFERILVDNSRVYRRVRHYLKTVAPALADRVFRYTGETPLFEALDINRQIKEALKREVSLPSGGYIVIDSTEALTAIDVNTGKYVGDKSLEETVLRTNIEAVSEVVRQLRLRDIGGIIVIDFIDMNEARNRRAVLRALNQELEKDRTKTYVVELTKLGLVEMTRKNVSEGLLEAFGETCPTCKGRGVVFREP from the coding sequence GTCGGGCGTGCTGCAGGAGATCTTCGTGGAGCATGCCGACCGGCGCTCCATCGTGGGCGACATCTACAAGGGCAGGGTGCAGAACGTCCTCCCGGGCATGGAAGCCGCCTTCGTCGACATCGGGCACAACCGCAACGCCCTGCTCTACGTGGGGGACATATTCCTGGAGGAGAGGAGACAGGGGGAGAGGCGGGACATCTCCAGGCTGCTGAAGCCTGGCCAGCAGGTGGTGGTGCAGGTGACCAAGGACCCCATGGGGGGGAAGGGGGCCCGCCTCACCACCTACCTTTCCATAGCCGGCCGCTACCTGGTCCTCCTTCCCCAGGCCAGGACGGTGGGCATATCCCACAGGCTGAGCGAGGAGGAGAGGGAGCGCCTGCGCAGGCTGGTGGACGAGGTGAGGCCCCGGGACGCGGGGATCATCGTGCGCACGGCGGCGAGGGACGCGGACGCGGCCGAGCTGCGCAAGAGCCTCGCTTACCTGGGTAAGGTCTGGCACCAGGTGCGCCGGGCATCCGAGAAGAAACGCGCCCCCGCCGTTCTCTACCGGGAGCCGGAGCTGGAGATCAAGGTCATAAGGGACGTCATGGACAGGACCTTCGAGCGCATCCTCGTCGACAACTCCCGCGTCTACCGCCGCGTCAGGCATTACCTGAAGACGGTGGCGCCGGCGCTGGCGGACAGGGTCTTCCGCTATACCGGCGAAACCCCGCTTTTCGAGGCCCTGGACATCAACAGGCAGATAAAGGAGGCCCTGAAGCGGGAGGTGAGCCTGCCCTCCGGGGGCTACATCGTCATCGATTCCACCGAGGCCCTCACCGCCATAGACGTCAACACGGGAAAGTACGTGGGCGACAAGTCGCTCGAGGAAACCGTGCTGCGCACCAACATCGAGGCGGTCTCGGAGGTGGTGCGCCAGTTGCGGCTGCGGGACATAGGGGGCATCATAGTCATCGACTTCATCGACATGAACGAGGCGCGCAACCGCAGGGCCGTGCTCAGGGCGCTGAACCAGGAGCTGGAGAAGGACCGCACCAAGACCTACGTGGTGGAGCTGACCAAGCTGGGGCTGGTTGAGATGACCCGCAAGAACGTCTCCGAGGGGCTGCTGGAGGCCTTCGGTGAGACATGCCCCACCTGCAAGGGGAGGGGAGTCGTCTTCCGCGAGCCGTGA
- a CDS encoding class E sortase, with product MRRRGREEAPEAEGAGAAPEEGEGRRKRRRGTALLVAGACLVLAGLLALAGVYAYIRYTDRRAAAAQRELFRAWEERPLNPGKDEVAVGDGIARLVVPRLALDAIVVELWGLDDGENLKRGPGHIPDTAYPGEEGNCVISGHRTTYGAPFRHIELLAPGDEIILETAERRFVYLVYGQKIVSPSDLSVLEQGGEPKVTLTACHPWYSAAQRIVVMGRLARSEDLAGDGQ from the coding sequence ATGAGGAGAAGGGGGCGCGAGGAGGCGCCGGAAGCGGAGGGGGCAGGCGCCGCCCCGGAAGAGGGGGAGGGTAGGAGGAAGCGCCGCAGGGGCACCGCGCTTCTCGTGGCGGGGGCGTGCCTCGTCCTGGCGGGACTGCTGGCGCTGGCCGGCGTATACGCCTATATCCGTTACACCGACCGCAGGGCGGCGGCCGCCCAGCGGGAGCTCTTCCGGGCATGGGAGGAAAGGCCGCTGAACCCCGGAAAGGACGAGGTGGCGGTGGGGGACGGTATAGCGCGCCTGGTGGTGCCGCGCCTCGCGCTGGACGCCATCGTGGTGGAGCTGTGGGGCCTCGACGACGGCGAGAACCTGAAGCGGGGGCCTGGACACATCCCGGACACGGCCTACCCGGGGGAGGAGGGGAACTGCGTCATATCGGGGCACCGCACGACCTACGGCGCGCCTTTCCGCCACATCGAGCTGCTCGCTCCCGGCGATGAGATCATCCTCGAAACGGCGGAGCGGCGTTTCGTCTACCTGGTGTACGGGCAGAAGATAGTGTCGCCCTCCGACCTCAGCGTCCTCGAGCAGGGAGGAGAGCCCAAGGTCACCCTGACCGCCTGTCATCCCTGGTACAGCGCGGCGCAGCGCATCGTGGTCATGGGGAGATTGGCCAGGAGTGAGGACCTGGCCGGGGACGGGCAGTGA